A part of Vigna radiata var. radiata cultivar VC1973A chromosome 11, Vradiata_ver6, whole genome shotgun sequence genomic DNA contains:
- the LOC106776888 gene encoding uncharacterized protein LOC106776888 isoform X2, with protein MWFATSSPSFVLFLPTTIPSLPHSLRPLSSLPRRPLSASLSWAPPSPDQSDDFRGWALPEAPAHTDNKVAVFPSYAVVGFGTSLALLLACFAASRKGFDFRFARPLQGMWSDVETRRCQKDTPEFDVSGGSKSTASEASTEDVPDTLTETGKYAVEKPERVVIAVSVDSAQEEALSVLKSLKIIEDDVEANELCTRREFARWLVKLNSSLERNPKHKIAPIVSLSGSVVIAFDDIGIDDQDFKSIQVLAEAGVIPSKLSWNNSSGSDGLENMHFFPDRFISRQDLIDWRAQLEYDFSSGVTGQISIKKAGYMDVKRVTSPAVYVDMLAGDRSILRTVFGQSKRFQPNKPSTIAQAAVALTSGRMKEAISAELLRIEAEHSARQAEAEEIRSELLSRGDIQRFWDEKLNDEKNRGLDVERLYHMEVKNLEEEEINQDKLYTEYLKEKSAMDCQKQLLLSLKKEVDEISEKVASERVIYVDERLVVQNLLKDLEFKLEELLDTKSTLEAEKEALQILRSWVEDEARRSQARAAVLEEVGRRWKWDDQA; from the exons ATGTGGTTCGCAACATCCTCCCCTTCCTTCGTTCTCTTCCTTCCCACCACCATCCCTTCTCTTCCCCATTCCCTCCGCCCCCTCTCCTCCCTCCCTCGCCGCCCCCTCTCCGCCTCCCTCTCTTGGGCGCCTCCGTCCCCCGACCAGTCCGATGACTTCCGCGGTTGGGCCCTCCCGGAGGCTCCTGCCCATACCGACAACAAAG TTGCAGTGTTTCCTTCTTATGCAGTTGTGGGCTTCGGCACTTCACTCGCTCTTCTACTCGCTTGTTTTGCTGCTTCCAGGAAAG GTTTTGATTTTCGATTCGCGAGGCCGTTGCAAGGGATGTGGAGTGACGTGGAGACCAGGCGTTGTCAAAAGGACACCCCGGAGTTTGACGTTTCTGGTGGGAGCAAGTCAACGGCGTCCGAGGCCAGCACGGAGGACGTGCCTGATACCCTTACGGAAACTGGTAAATACG CTGTAGAAAAACCTGAACGAGTTGTGATCGCGGTTTCTGTGGATTCTGCCCAAGAAGAAGCATTGTCAGTCTTAAAGTCACTGAAG ATAATTGAAGATGACGTGGAAGCCAATGAACTGTGTACCAGAAGAGAATTTGCTAGATGGCTAGTTAAATTGAATTCATCCTTGGAAAG GAATCCTAAACACAAGATTGCTCCTATAGTATCACTTTCTGGGTCTGTAGTCATTGCATTTGATGATATTGGTATTGACGACCAGGACTTCAAATCCATACAAG ttTTAGCAGAAGCCGGTGTGATCCCCAGCAAATTATCTTGGAACAACAGTAGTGGATCTGACGGTCTTGAAAACATGCACTTTTTTCCTGATAG ATTCATCTCACGACAAGATCTAATAGACTGGAGAGCTCAGTTGGagtatgatttttcttctggGGTAACTGGCCAG ATATCAATTAAAAAAGCAGGTTATATGGATGTGAAGCGGGTCACTTCTCCAGCAGTTTATGTGGACATGTTGGCAGGGGATAGGAGTATACTTAGAACAGTGTTTG GACAGAGCAAGCGATTTCAGCCAAACAAGCCTTCCACAATAGCACAAGCGGCAGTGGCTCTGACAAGTGGTAGGATGAAGGAAGCAATATCGGCTGAATTGTTGAGAATAGAAGCCGAACATTCTGCCAGGCAGGCTGAGGCAGAAGAAATCAGATCTGAGTTGCTTAGTCGAGGAGACATACAGAGGTTTTGGGATGAGAAGCTTAATGATGAGAAAAACCGTGGTTTAGATGTAGAGAGGCTTTATCATATGGAAGTAAAGAATTTGGAAGAAGAGGAGATCAATCAAGATAAGTTATATACTGAGTATTTGAAAGAAAAGTCAGCTATGGATTGTCAGAAGCAGTTGCTGCTTAGCTTGAAGAAAGAAGTTGATGAGATATCAGAAAAGGTTGCATCTGAGAGAGTCATATATGTAGATGAAAGGCTTGTAGTACAGAATTTgcttaaagatttagaattcaAGCTTGAAGAATTGCTTGACACCAAATCCACTCTAGAAGCTGAAAAAGAAGCTCTTCAGATTCTTAG
- the LOC106776893 gene encoding clavaminate synthase-like protein At3g21360, whose protein sequence is MVGSMKMEFSCKDLKVGKCEGEKVVDGETMPLVLEPPAPTKSDLKSLLLALENNKDWFEQMIIKNSAVLLRGFDVRNAEDFNEIVETFGWEDIRYVGPAPRTHIYKRVWTANEGPLSEFIYYHHEMVLIKEYPKKVILFCEIPPPEGGETPFVPSFKVTERMMKEFPEEVKEMEEKGLKYSFTARSTQNDNSSMRGRGWEDAFGTSDRKVAEERAKALGMEMEWLANGGVKTILGPRNLTKVFEGRKGRKMWFNTLVGMYGKELSSAMMADGTEIPEHVVKRCEEIIEDESIQFKWEKGDVLFFDNYALLHGRRPSLPPRKVLVATCK, encoded by the exons ATGGTGGGAAGCATGAAGATGGAGTTTTCTTGCAAGGACTTGAAGGTGGGAAAATGTGAGGGAGAAAAAGTAGTAGATGGGGAAACCATGCCCTTGGTGCTAGAACCTCCTGCTCCTACCAAGAGTGACTTGAAATCCTTGCTCTTGGCTCTGGAGAACAACAAAGACTGGTTTGAGCAAATGATAATCAAGAACAGTGCTGTTCTCCTCAGAGGTTTTGATGTCAGAAATGCTGAGGACTTCAATGAAATCGTAGAAACATTTGGGTGGGAAGACATTCGTTATGTTGGACCAGCACCTCGTACACATATCTACAAAAGGGTGTGGACTGCAAATGAAGGACCTCTCTCAGAGTTCATATACTATCACCATGAAATGGTTCTG ATCAAGGAATATCCCAAGAAAGTGATACTGTTTTGTGAGATACCTCCTCCTGAAGGGGGAGAGACCCCTTTTGTTCCAAGCTTCAAAGTGACAGAAAGAATGATGAAAGAGTTCCCAGAAGAGGTGAAGGAGATGGAGGAGAAGGGTTTGAAGTATTCATTTACAGCTCGTAGTACTCAGAATGATAACTCCTCCATGAGAGGTAGAGGTTGGGAAGATGCCTTTGGGACCTCAGATCGCAAAGTAGCTGAGGAAAG AGCAAAAGCTCTAGGAATGGAGATGGAGTGGCTTGCAAATGGGGGGGTGAAGACAATACTTGGACCAAGAAATTTAACAAAGGTATTTGAAGGaaggaagggaagaaaaatgtgGTTTAACACATTGGTAGGGATGTATGGGAAGGAGCTTAGCTCAGCAATGATGGCTGATGGAACAGAGATTCCAGAACATgtagtaaaaagatgtgaagaaatCATTGAAGATGAGAGCATACAGTTCAAGTGGGAGAAAGGGGATGTTCTCTTCTTTGATAACTATGCTTTGCTTCATGGTAGAAGGCCTTCCCTTCCTCCAAGGAAAGTTCTTGTTGCCACATGCAAGTAA
- the LOC106776888 gene encoding uncharacterized protein LOC106776888 isoform X3, whose product MWFATSSPSFVLFLPTTIPSLPHSLRPLSSLPRRPLSASLSWAPPSPDQSDDFRGWALPEAPAHTDNKVAVFPSYAVVGFGTSLALLLACFAASRKGFDFRFARPLQGMWSDVETRRCQKDTPEFDVSGGSKSTASEASTEDVPDTLTETVAVEKPERVVIAVSVDSAQEEALSVLKSLKIIEDDVEANELCTRREFARWLVKLNSSLERNPKHKIAPIVSLSGSVVIAFDDIGIDDQDFKSIQVLAEAGVIPSKLSWNNSSGSDGLENMHFFPDRFISRQDLIDWRAQLEYDFSSGVTGQISIKKAGYMDVKRVTSPAVYVDMLAGDRSILRTVFGQSKRFQPNKPSTIAQAAVALTSGRMKEAISAELLRIEAEHSARQAEAEEIRSELLSRGDIQRFWDEKLNDEKNRGLDVERLYHMEVKNLEEEEINQDKLYTEYLKEKSAMDCQKQLLLSLKKEVDEISEKVASERVIYVDERLVVQNLLKDLEFKLEELLDTKSTLEAEKEALQILRSWVEDEARRSQARAAVLEEVGRRWKWDDQA is encoded by the exons ATGTGGTTCGCAACATCCTCCCCTTCCTTCGTTCTCTTCCTTCCCACCACCATCCCTTCTCTTCCCCATTCCCTCCGCCCCCTCTCCTCCCTCCCTCGCCGCCCCCTCTCCGCCTCCCTCTCTTGGGCGCCTCCGTCCCCCGACCAGTCCGATGACTTCCGCGGTTGGGCCCTCCCGGAGGCTCCTGCCCATACCGACAACAAAG TTGCAGTGTTTCCTTCTTATGCAGTTGTGGGCTTCGGCACTTCACTCGCTCTTCTACTCGCTTGTTTTGCTGCTTCCAGGAAAG GTTTTGATTTTCGATTCGCGAGGCCGTTGCAAGGGATGTGGAGTGACGTGGAGACCAGGCGTTGTCAAAAGGACACCCCGGAGTTTGACGTTTCTGGTGGGAGCAAGTCAACGGCGTCCGAGGCCAGCACGGAGGACGTGCCTGATACCCTTACGGAAACTG TAGCTGTAGAAAAACCTGAACGAGTTGTGATCGCGGTTTCTGTGGATTCTGCCCAAGAAGAAGCATTGTCAGTCTTAAAGTCACTGAAG ATAATTGAAGATGACGTGGAAGCCAATGAACTGTGTACCAGAAGAGAATTTGCTAGATGGCTAGTTAAATTGAATTCATCCTTGGAAAG GAATCCTAAACACAAGATTGCTCCTATAGTATCACTTTCTGGGTCTGTAGTCATTGCATTTGATGATATTGGTATTGACGACCAGGACTTCAAATCCATACAAG ttTTAGCAGAAGCCGGTGTGATCCCCAGCAAATTATCTTGGAACAACAGTAGTGGATCTGACGGTCTTGAAAACATGCACTTTTTTCCTGATAG ATTCATCTCACGACAAGATCTAATAGACTGGAGAGCTCAGTTGGagtatgatttttcttctggGGTAACTGGCCAG ATATCAATTAAAAAAGCAGGTTATATGGATGTGAAGCGGGTCACTTCTCCAGCAGTTTATGTGGACATGTTGGCAGGGGATAGGAGTATACTTAGAACAGTGTTTG GACAGAGCAAGCGATTTCAGCCAAACAAGCCTTCCACAATAGCACAAGCGGCAGTGGCTCTGACAAGTGGTAGGATGAAGGAAGCAATATCGGCTGAATTGTTGAGAATAGAAGCCGAACATTCTGCCAGGCAGGCTGAGGCAGAAGAAATCAGATCTGAGTTGCTTAGTCGAGGAGACATACAGAGGTTTTGGGATGAGAAGCTTAATGATGAGAAAAACCGTGGTTTAGATGTAGAGAGGCTTTATCATATGGAAGTAAAGAATTTGGAAGAAGAGGAGATCAATCAAGATAAGTTATATACTGAGTATTTGAAAGAAAAGTCAGCTATGGATTGTCAGAAGCAGTTGCTGCTTAGCTTGAAGAAAGAAGTTGATGAGATATCAGAAAAGGTTGCATCTGAGAGAGTCATATATGTAGATGAAAGGCTTGTAGTACAGAATTTgcttaaagatttagaattcaAGCTTGAAGAATTGCTTGACACCAAATCCACTCTAGAAGCTGAAAAAGAAGCTCTTCAGATTCTTAG
- the LOC106776888 gene encoding uncharacterized protein LOC106776888 isoform X4: MWFATSSPSFVLFLPTTIPSLPHSLRPLSSLPRRPLSASLSWAPPSPDQSDDFRGWALPEAPAHTDNKVAVFPSYAVVGFGTSLALLLACFAASRKGFDFRFARPLQGMWSDVETRRCQKDTPEFDVSGGSKSTASEASTEDVPDTLTETGKYVAVEKPERVVIAVSVDSAQEEALSVLKSLKIIEDDVEANELCTRREFARWLVKLNSSLERNPKHKIAPIVSLSGSVVIAFDDIGIDDQDFKSIQEAGVIPSKLSWNNSSGSDGLENMHFFPDRFISRQDLIDWRAQLEYDFSSGVTGQISIKKAGYMDVKRVTSPAVYVDMLAGDRSILRTVFGQSKRFQPNKPSTIAQAAVALTSGRMKEAISAELLRIEAEHSARQAEAEEIRSELLSRGDIQRFWDEKLNDEKNRGLDVERLYHMEVKNLEEEEINQDKLYTEYLKEKSAMDCQKQLLLSLKKEVDEISEKVASERVIYVDERLVVQNLLKDLEFKLEELLDTKSTLEAEKEALQILRSWVEDEARRSQARAAVLEEVGRRWKWDDQA, translated from the exons ATGTGGTTCGCAACATCCTCCCCTTCCTTCGTTCTCTTCCTTCCCACCACCATCCCTTCTCTTCCCCATTCCCTCCGCCCCCTCTCCTCCCTCCCTCGCCGCCCCCTCTCCGCCTCCCTCTCTTGGGCGCCTCCGTCCCCCGACCAGTCCGATGACTTCCGCGGTTGGGCCCTCCCGGAGGCTCCTGCCCATACCGACAACAAAG TTGCAGTGTTTCCTTCTTATGCAGTTGTGGGCTTCGGCACTTCACTCGCTCTTCTACTCGCTTGTTTTGCTGCTTCCAGGAAAG GTTTTGATTTTCGATTCGCGAGGCCGTTGCAAGGGATGTGGAGTGACGTGGAGACCAGGCGTTGTCAAAAGGACACCCCGGAGTTTGACGTTTCTGGTGGGAGCAAGTCAACGGCGTCCGAGGCCAGCACGGAGGACGTGCCTGATACCCTTACGGAAACTGGTAAATACG TAGCTGTAGAAAAACCTGAACGAGTTGTGATCGCGGTTTCTGTGGATTCTGCCCAAGAAGAAGCATTGTCAGTCTTAAAGTCACTGAAG ATAATTGAAGATGACGTGGAAGCCAATGAACTGTGTACCAGAAGAGAATTTGCTAGATGGCTAGTTAAATTGAATTCATCCTTGGAAAG GAATCCTAAACACAAGATTGCTCCTATAGTATCACTTTCTGGGTCTGTAGTCATTGCATTTGATGATATTGGTATTGACGACCAGGACTTCAAATCCATACAAG AAGCCGGTGTGATCCCCAGCAAATTATCTTGGAACAACAGTAGTGGATCTGACGGTCTTGAAAACATGCACTTTTTTCCTGATAG ATTCATCTCACGACAAGATCTAATAGACTGGAGAGCTCAGTTGGagtatgatttttcttctggGGTAACTGGCCAG ATATCAATTAAAAAAGCAGGTTATATGGATGTGAAGCGGGTCACTTCTCCAGCAGTTTATGTGGACATGTTGGCAGGGGATAGGAGTATACTTAGAACAGTGTTTG GACAGAGCAAGCGATTTCAGCCAAACAAGCCTTCCACAATAGCACAAGCGGCAGTGGCTCTGACAAGTGGTAGGATGAAGGAAGCAATATCGGCTGAATTGTTGAGAATAGAAGCCGAACATTCTGCCAGGCAGGCTGAGGCAGAAGAAATCAGATCTGAGTTGCTTAGTCGAGGAGACATACAGAGGTTTTGGGATGAGAAGCTTAATGATGAGAAAAACCGTGGTTTAGATGTAGAGAGGCTTTATCATATGGAAGTAAAGAATTTGGAAGAAGAGGAGATCAATCAAGATAAGTTATATACTGAGTATTTGAAAGAAAAGTCAGCTATGGATTGTCAGAAGCAGTTGCTGCTTAGCTTGAAGAAAGAAGTTGATGAGATATCAGAAAAGGTTGCATCTGAGAGAGTCATATATGTAGATGAAAGGCTTGTAGTACAGAATTTgcttaaagatttagaattcaAGCTTGAAGAATTGCTTGACACCAAATCCACTCTAGAAGCTGAAAAAGAAGCTCTTCAGATTCTTAG
- the LOC106776888 gene encoding uncharacterized protein LOC106776888 isoform X5, whose amino-acid sequence MWFATSSPSFVLFLPTTIPSLPHSLRPLSSLPRRPLSASLSWAPPSPDQSDDFRGWALPEAPAHTDNKVAVFPSYAVVGFGTSLALLLACFAASRKGFDFRFARPLQGMWSDVETRRCQKDTPEFDVSGGSKSTASEASTEDVPDTLTETAVEKPERVVIAVSVDSAQEEALSVLKSLKIIEDDVEANELCTRREFARWLVKLNSSLERNPKHKIAPIVSLSGSVVIAFDDIGIDDQDFKSIQVLAEAGVIPSKLSWNNSSGSDGLENMHFFPDRFISRQDLIDWRAQLEYDFSSGVTGQISIKKAGYMDVKRVTSPAVYVDMLAGDRSILRTVFGQSKRFQPNKPSTIAQAAVALTSGRMKEAISAELLRIEAEHSARQAEAEEIRSELLSRGDIQRFWDEKLNDEKNRGLDVERLYHMEVKNLEEEEINQDKLYTEYLKEKSAMDCQKQLLLSLKKEVDEISEKVASERVIYVDERLVVQNLLKDLEFKLEELLDTKSTLEAEKEALQILRSWVEDEARRSQARAAVLEEVGRRWKWDDQA is encoded by the exons ATGTGGTTCGCAACATCCTCCCCTTCCTTCGTTCTCTTCCTTCCCACCACCATCCCTTCTCTTCCCCATTCCCTCCGCCCCCTCTCCTCCCTCCCTCGCCGCCCCCTCTCCGCCTCCCTCTCTTGGGCGCCTCCGTCCCCCGACCAGTCCGATGACTTCCGCGGTTGGGCCCTCCCGGAGGCTCCTGCCCATACCGACAACAAAG TTGCAGTGTTTCCTTCTTATGCAGTTGTGGGCTTCGGCACTTCACTCGCTCTTCTACTCGCTTGTTTTGCTGCTTCCAGGAAAG GTTTTGATTTTCGATTCGCGAGGCCGTTGCAAGGGATGTGGAGTGACGTGGAGACCAGGCGTTGTCAAAAGGACACCCCGGAGTTTGACGTTTCTGGTGGGAGCAAGTCAACGGCGTCCGAGGCCAGCACGGAGGACGTGCCTGATACCCTTACGGAAACTG CTGTAGAAAAACCTGAACGAGTTGTGATCGCGGTTTCTGTGGATTCTGCCCAAGAAGAAGCATTGTCAGTCTTAAAGTCACTGAAG ATAATTGAAGATGACGTGGAAGCCAATGAACTGTGTACCAGAAGAGAATTTGCTAGATGGCTAGTTAAATTGAATTCATCCTTGGAAAG GAATCCTAAACACAAGATTGCTCCTATAGTATCACTTTCTGGGTCTGTAGTCATTGCATTTGATGATATTGGTATTGACGACCAGGACTTCAAATCCATACAAG ttTTAGCAGAAGCCGGTGTGATCCCCAGCAAATTATCTTGGAACAACAGTAGTGGATCTGACGGTCTTGAAAACATGCACTTTTTTCCTGATAG ATTCATCTCACGACAAGATCTAATAGACTGGAGAGCTCAGTTGGagtatgatttttcttctggGGTAACTGGCCAG ATATCAATTAAAAAAGCAGGTTATATGGATGTGAAGCGGGTCACTTCTCCAGCAGTTTATGTGGACATGTTGGCAGGGGATAGGAGTATACTTAGAACAGTGTTTG GACAGAGCAAGCGATTTCAGCCAAACAAGCCTTCCACAATAGCACAAGCGGCAGTGGCTCTGACAAGTGGTAGGATGAAGGAAGCAATATCGGCTGAATTGTTGAGAATAGAAGCCGAACATTCTGCCAGGCAGGCTGAGGCAGAAGAAATCAGATCTGAGTTGCTTAGTCGAGGAGACATACAGAGGTTTTGGGATGAGAAGCTTAATGATGAGAAAAACCGTGGTTTAGATGTAGAGAGGCTTTATCATATGGAAGTAAAGAATTTGGAAGAAGAGGAGATCAATCAAGATAAGTTATATACTGAGTATTTGAAAGAAAAGTCAGCTATGGATTGTCAGAAGCAGTTGCTGCTTAGCTTGAAGAAAGAAGTTGATGAGATATCAGAAAAGGTTGCATCTGAGAGAGTCATATATGTAGATGAAAGGCTTGTAGTACAGAATTTgcttaaagatttagaattcaAGCTTGAAGAATTGCTTGACACCAAATCCACTCTAGAAGCTGAAAAAGAAGCTCTTCAGATTCTTAG
- the LOC106776888 gene encoding uncharacterized protein LOC106776888 isoform X1, translating to MWFATSSPSFVLFLPTTIPSLPHSLRPLSSLPRRPLSASLSWAPPSPDQSDDFRGWALPEAPAHTDNKVAVFPSYAVVGFGTSLALLLACFAASRKGFDFRFARPLQGMWSDVETRRCQKDTPEFDVSGGSKSTASEASTEDVPDTLTETGKYVAVEKPERVVIAVSVDSAQEEALSVLKSLKIIEDDVEANELCTRREFARWLVKLNSSLERNPKHKIAPIVSLSGSVVIAFDDIGIDDQDFKSIQVLAEAGVIPSKLSWNNSSGSDGLENMHFFPDRFISRQDLIDWRAQLEYDFSSGVTGQISIKKAGYMDVKRVTSPAVYVDMLAGDRSILRTVFGQSKRFQPNKPSTIAQAAVALTSGRMKEAISAELLRIEAEHSARQAEAEEIRSELLSRGDIQRFWDEKLNDEKNRGLDVERLYHMEVKNLEEEEINQDKLYTEYLKEKSAMDCQKQLLLSLKKEVDEISEKVASERVIYVDERLVVQNLLKDLEFKLEELLDTKSTLEAEKEALQILRSWVEDEARRSQARAAVLEEVGRRWKWDDQA from the exons ATGTGGTTCGCAACATCCTCCCCTTCCTTCGTTCTCTTCCTTCCCACCACCATCCCTTCTCTTCCCCATTCCCTCCGCCCCCTCTCCTCCCTCCCTCGCCGCCCCCTCTCCGCCTCCCTCTCTTGGGCGCCTCCGTCCCCCGACCAGTCCGATGACTTCCGCGGTTGGGCCCTCCCGGAGGCTCCTGCCCATACCGACAACAAAG TTGCAGTGTTTCCTTCTTATGCAGTTGTGGGCTTCGGCACTTCACTCGCTCTTCTACTCGCTTGTTTTGCTGCTTCCAGGAAAG GTTTTGATTTTCGATTCGCGAGGCCGTTGCAAGGGATGTGGAGTGACGTGGAGACCAGGCGTTGTCAAAAGGACACCCCGGAGTTTGACGTTTCTGGTGGGAGCAAGTCAACGGCGTCCGAGGCCAGCACGGAGGACGTGCCTGATACCCTTACGGAAACTGGTAAATACG TAGCTGTAGAAAAACCTGAACGAGTTGTGATCGCGGTTTCTGTGGATTCTGCCCAAGAAGAAGCATTGTCAGTCTTAAAGTCACTGAAG ATAATTGAAGATGACGTGGAAGCCAATGAACTGTGTACCAGAAGAGAATTTGCTAGATGGCTAGTTAAATTGAATTCATCCTTGGAAAG GAATCCTAAACACAAGATTGCTCCTATAGTATCACTTTCTGGGTCTGTAGTCATTGCATTTGATGATATTGGTATTGACGACCAGGACTTCAAATCCATACAAG ttTTAGCAGAAGCCGGTGTGATCCCCAGCAAATTATCTTGGAACAACAGTAGTGGATCTGACGGTCTTGAAAACATGCACTTTTTTCCTGATAG ATTCATCTCACGACAAGATCTAATAGACTGGAGAGCTCAGTTGGagtatgatttttcttctggGGTAACTGGCCAG ATATCAATTAAAAAAGCAGGTTATATGGATGTGAAGCGGGTCACTTCTCCAGCAGTTTATGTGGACATGTTGGCAGGGGATAGGAGTATACTTAGAACAGTGTTTG GACAGAGCAAGCGATTTCAGCCAAACAAGCCTTCCACAATAGCACAAGCGGCAGTGGCTCTGACAAGTGGTAGGATGAAGGAAGCAATATCGGCTGAATTGTTGAGAATAGAAGCCGAACATTCTGCCAGGCAGGCTGAGGCAGAAGAAATCAGATCTGAGTTGCTTAGTCGAGGAGACATACAGAGGTTTTGGGATGAGAAGCTTAATGATGAGAAAAACCGTGGTTTAGATGTAGAGAGGCTTTATCATATGGAAGTAAAGAATTTGGAAGAAGAGGAGATCAATCAAGATAAGTTATATACTGAGTATTTGAAAGAAAAGTCAGCTATGGATTGTCAGAAGCAGTTGCTGCTTAGCTTGAAGAAAGAAGTTGATGAGATATCAGAAAAGGTTGCATCTGAGAGAGTCATATATGTAGATGAAAGGCTTGTAGTACAGAATTTgcttaaagatttagaattcaAGCTTGAAGAATTGCTTGACACCAAATCCACTCTAGAAGCTGAAAAAGAAGCTCTTCAGATTCTTAG
- the LOC106776894 gene encoding probable transmembrane ascorbate ferrireductase 4: MGTVYSQSLLALLFLARVAGLAVAVLVLIWALAFKSSFLTPSLSQQDLLYAVLHPLLMVIGFILLSGEAILVHRSLPGSRGLKKLVHLWLQGVALACGIFGIWTRFQGKDGIVANFFSLHSWMGLVCVSLFAAQWVIGFLNFWHRGEGRRVRIRVLPWHVFLGLYTYALAIATAETGLLEKVTFLQTMRNVSKHSTESMVVNALGLVLALLSAFVILAAVSPKYQTIHTKLLYSDTTTFSS; this comes from the exons ATGGGCACTGTGTATTCTCAGTCACTCCTTGCTCTCCTCTTCTTGGCTAGAGTTGCAGGTCTTGCAGTGGCAGTGCTTGTACTCATCTGGGCCCTTGCCTTCAAATCTAGCTTCCTCACTCCTTCACTCTCCCAACAAGACCTCCTCTATGCA GTTCTTCACCCTCTCCTCATGGTCATCGGCTTCATTCTGTTAAGTGGAGAAG CAATTTTGGTTCACAGGTCGTTACCTGGATCAAGAGGGTTGAAGAAATTGGTGCATTTGTGGCTTCAAGGGGTGGCTTTGGCTTGTGGGATCTTTGGGATTTGGACAAGGTTTCAAGGAAAAGATGGGATTGTTGCTAATTTCTTTAGCCTCCATTCATGGATGGGTTTGGTTTGTGTTTCCCTCTTTGCAGCCCAG TGGGTGATTGGGTTCTTGAACTTTTGGCACCGAGGAGAAGGGCGCAGGGTAAGGATAAGGGTGTTACCATGGCATGTGTTCCTTGGTCTATACACCTATGCATTGGCAATAGCAACAGCAGAAACTGGTTTGTTAGAGAAGGTAACATTCTTGCAAACAATGAGAAATGTGTCCAAGCACAGCACTGAGTCCATGGTGGTTAATGCTTTAGGTTTGGTTCTTGCCCTACTCAGTGCCTTTGTTATTTTGGCTGCTGTTTCACCTAAGTATCAAACCATTCACACCAAACTTTTGTACTCAGATACTACCACTTTCTCATCTTAA